A genomic segment from Acidobacteriota bacterium encodes:
- a CDS encoding FtsX-like permease family protein: protein PGVASVAAANFPPTRGQGIGVSVLRPGQSEEEEGQTLSQRVVTEDYFRTLGIELLAGRTFHSSDAAGASAVAVLNREAAQRLFPGAESAAESRALGAEIRMKGFSGRYTPLQVVGVVGNTRPLGLESSAQPEVYLAYRQNPWSYMNILVRPASGDPQALAPSVRAALWEIDAQRPFFGVSSLADSIDLISVATPRFRAWLLGSFSAVATLLAIIGLYGVISYWVGSRRRELGTRMALGAARRDILGMVLRQGLATTLSGLAAGLLLALGLARLISSLLFQISPFDPLTYLTVPLLLAAVALLACYLPARRAARVDPAHALRSE from the coding sequence CCCGGAGTGGCATCGGTGGCCGCCGCCAACTTCCCTCCCACCCGCGGGCAGGGAATCGGGGTCAGCGTCCTGCGCCCGGGACAGTCCGAGGAGGAAGAGGGCCAGACGTTGTCTCAGAGGGTGGTGACCGAGGACTACTTCCGCACCCTGGGTATCGAGCTTCTGGCGGGACGCACCTTCCACTCCTCGGACGCTGCCGGCGCTTCCGCCGTGGCCGTGCTCAACCGCGAAGCAGCCCAGCGGCTTTTTCCCGGCGCCGAGTCGGCAGCCGAGTCACGCGCCCTTGGCGCCGAGATCCGCATGAAGGGATTCAGCGGACGCTACACGCCTTTGCAGGTGGTGGGCGTCGTGGGCAATACGCGTCCGCTGGGATTGGAGTCCTCGGCTCAGCCTGAGGTCTACCTGGCCTACCGCCAGAATCCCTGGAGCTACATGAACATCCTGGTGAGGCCTGCTTCAGGCGATCCCCAGGCCTTGGCTCCTTCGGTGCGTGCAGCCTTGTGGGAGATCGACGCCCAGCGCCCCTTTTTCGGCGTTTCTTCCTTGGCCGACAGCATCGACCTGATCTCGGTGGCGACTCCCCGCTTCCGGGCCTGGCTGTTGGGAAGCTTCTCGGCCGTGGCCACCCTTTTGGCCATTATCGGACTCTACGGCGTCATCTCCTACTGGGTGGGTTCGCGGCGCCGCGAACTGGGAACGCGCATGGCGCTGGGAGCCGCCAGGCGCGACATCCTGGGCATGGTGCTGCGCCAGGGCTTGGCCACAACCCTGTCGGGACTGGCAGCCGGCCTGCTGCTGGCCCTGGGGCTGGCGCGCCTGATCAGCAGCCTGCTCTTCCAGATCAGCCCTTTCGATCCGCTGACCTACCTGACCGTTCCCCTGCTGCTGGCCGCAGTGGCCCTGCTGGCCTGCTACCTCCCCGCCCGCCGCGCCGCCCGCGTCGATCCCGCCCACGCCCTACGCTCGGAGTAA
- a CDS encoding radical SAM protein, which produces MFRPRYLSLSDGQWSQRVEKALQELRECRACPRDCRVDRLEDKWAACKTGRHAVVSSAFPHFGEEDVLRGRRGSGTIFFSHCNLRCVFCQNYDISQAIPPARAPKGLTPRKLAGLMLDLQDRGCHNINFVTPEHVAPQVVEGLAEAVPRGLKLPVVYNTSAYDALSSIELMDGLVDVYMPDFKFWREESSKRYMKAADYPSAARAAIKAMHEQVGPLRIGQDGLAQGGVLIRHLIMPGGLQETRRILEWIADELGPGSYVNVMAQYYPAGAVDPKRQPELTRRPDATEVLTAKSWARELGLRVDARN; this is translated from the coding sequence ATGTTTCGTCCGCGCTATTTGTCGCTTTCCGACGGGCAGTGGAGCCAGCGGGTGGAGAAGGCCTTGCAGGAGTTGCGCGAGTGCCGGGCTTGTCCGCGCGACTGCCGGGTGGACCGGCTGGAGGACAAGTGGGCGGCCTGCAAGACCGGACGCCACGCGGTGGTCAGCAGCGCCTTCCCCCACTTCGGCGAAGAGGACGTGCTGCGGGGCCGGAGAGGCTCGGGGACGATCTTCTTTTCCCACTGCAACCTGCGCTGCGTCTTCTGCCAGAATTACGACATCAGCCAGGCCATCCCGCCCGCCCGCGCACCCAAGGGCCTGACGCCCCGCAAGCTGGCCGGACTCATGCTCGACCTGCAAGACCGGGGCTGCCACAACATCAACTTCGTGACGCCCGAGCACGTGGCTCCGCAAGTTGTGGAGGGGTTGGCCGAAGCCGTCCCCCGCGGACTGAAACTGCCCGTGGTCTACAACACCAGCGCTTACGACGCTCTTTCCAGCATCGAACTGATGGACGGGCTGGTCGATGTCTACATGCCCGACTTCAAGTTCTGGAGAGAGGAGTCGTCCAAGCGCTACATGAAGGCCGCCGACTATCCCTCTGCCGCACGCGCCGCCATCAAGGCCATGCATGAGCAGGTGGGTCCGCTGCGCATCGGCCAGGACGGACTGGCCCAGGGCGGAGTGCTGATCCGCCACCTCATCATGCCCGGAGGCCTGCAAGAAACCCGCCGCATCCTGGAGTGGATCGCCGACGAGTTGGGGCCCGGCAGCTACGTCAACGTGATGGCGCAGTACTATCCGGCGGGGGCCGTCGATCCCAAACGCCAACCCGAACTGACCCGCCGTCCCGACGCCACCGAAGTCCTCACCGCCAAGTCCTGGGCCCGCGAGTTGGGTTTGAGAGTCGACGCCAGGAATTGA
- a CDS encoding LysR family transcriptional regulator → MDLRQLEMFKAIVDTGSFTKAGEKLFVSQSAVSRQIKLLEEELGEPVFERMPKRVHLTEAGKLVLQYCNRVFNEIGLLKAEVSDLSELRRGTVRLGGGMSVCTYLYPTLLKKYHQRYPRVDVSISTGTNDEILKQMREHEVDLALLSLPFHDPDLEVGTAVREEMLLIMPQDHELAGRNGPVPFAALPDYPFIHFERGSNTRQLIDEIFREREIWPPKTMEIQNVEITKALVEIGLGLSLVPYPAIALAGKKRKLAVKRLEGPRIYRAMGWVHLKSDYMSHAMRNMLELFEEMRERWEKLEAR, encoded by the coding sequence GTGGATCTGCGGCAGTTGGAGATGTTTAAGGCGATTGTGGATACCGGTTCGTTCACCAAGGCCGGGGAGAAGCTGTTCGTATCGCAGAGCGCCGTCAGCCGGCAGATCAAGCTGTTGGAGGAGGAGTTGGGGGAGCCGGTTTTCGAGAGGATGCCCAAGAGGGTGCATCTGACCGAAGCCGGGAAACTGGTGCTGCAGTACTGCAACCGGGTCTTTAACGAGATCGGGTTGCTGAAGGCCGAAGTTTCAGATCTGAGCGAGTTGCGGCGGGGGACGGTCCGGCTGGGGGGAGGCATGTCGGTCTGCACCTATCTTTATCCGACGCTGCTCAAGAAGTACCACCAGCGCTATCCCAGGGTGGACGTCAGCATCTCCACCGGGACCAACGACGAGATCCTTAAGCAAATGCGTGAGCATGAGGTCGATCTGGCGCTGCTCAGTTTGCCCTTTCACGACCCCGACCTGGAGGTGGGGACGGCGGTGCGGGAGGAGATGCTGCTGATCATGCCCCAGGATCACGAGCTGGCCGGCCGCAATGGACCGGTTCCATTCGCAGCCTTGCCCGACTATCCCTTCATTCACTTCGAGCGGGGGTCCAATACCCGTCAGCTCATCGACGAGATCTTCCGCGAGCGGGAGATCTGGCCGCCCAAGACCATGGAGATCCAGAACGTCGAAATCACCAAGGCCCTGGTGGAAATCGGCTTGGGGCTGAGCCTGGTTCCCTATCCAGCCATCGCTTTGGCAGGCAAGAAGCGCAAGCTGGCCGTCAAGCGGCTGGAAGGGCCGCGCATTTACCGCGCGATGGGGTGGGTACATCTGAAGAGCGATTACATGTCCCATGCCATGCGCAACATGCTGGAGCTTTTCGAAGAGATGCGGGAGCGCTGGGAGAAGCTCGAGGCACGCTGA
- a CDS encoding type II toxin-antitoxin system VapC family toxin gives MYLLDTDILIYSLKGDPRVRARLERHRSDPQAVSVISVMELYYGAYKSERTLSNLAKVRQIEKTFPVLPLASESAETFGSLKNSLESDGTRLEDFDLAIAATALAHNLTLVSNNIRHFDRIDGLRLESWAD, from the coding sequence GTGTACCTGCTGGACACCGACATTCTGATCTACTCCCTCAAGGGCGATCCTCGAGTTCGCGCCCGCTTGGAGCGACACCGTTCCGATCCGCAGGCCGTGTCGGTCATCTCTGTGATGGAGCTTTACTACGGTGCCTACAAATCTGAACGGACTCTGAGCAACTTGGCCAAGGTCCGCCAAATCGAGAAGACGTTTCCGGTCCTGCCCTTGGCAAGCGAATCGGCCGAGACCTTTGGCAGCTTAAAGAACAGCTTAGAATCAGACGGGACCCGCCTGGAGGACTTCGACTTGGCAATCGCCGCCACAGCTCTCGCCCACAACCTCACTCTGGTATCCAACAACATCAGGCACTTCGACAGGATTGACGGCCTGCGACTCGAAAGCTGGGCTGACTAG